The sequence AAGCGAGCCCGAAGACAATGTCCTTCGCAGGAATTAGCTTTATCGTACAAAAGGAGGGAGTAAATGTGAGAAAACCTAAGTCAGTTGTACTTATCCTGGTTATACTCATGTCTCTTTTATTAACCGGATGTGGAGCTAAGACACCCACTGGGGATCTGCCGGCAGGGGCGAACACTGCAGGGGTTGCAGATTCAGGCCGAGAGACAGGTGAACTTAAACCTAGCGAGGAAAACGCAGATCAACAAGAACCTAGCAGCCAAGTTCCTGAGAATGCTCAGAATTCACAGGGGGCCAGCCCTTCCCAGAGTCAGCCACCGCAGCCCGACACAACTAATCAGGAAAGTAAGCCAACAATAGCTATCAGCTCAACCAGCCCCAACGGCTCAAGTTCAGGTACAAATGGATTAGCTGCTGTTCCGGCTCCTGCTCCGGCGGCCCCTGATTTAAACGTGAATCCTATCCCTCCTAGTCCCGATCCTAACCTCAATCCCAACCCCAAAAACATAGTAACCTTCTCAATTAATTGCCAAACTGCCGTTGATAAGGGACTTCATCAGGATAAAAAATATCAGGAGGTTGTGCCTGCTGATGGGATTATTCTGGCCCCCACTGTGGTGGAGTTCAAAGAAGGGGAAGTAGTATTTGATGTTTTGAAGCAGGTAGTACGCCAACATAAGATTCACATGGAGTATGAAGGGTCGAAAGGAACCCCCTATATCCAAGGAATCAATAATTTGTATGAGTTTGACGGAGGGCCCCTGAGCGGCTGGATGTATTGTGTCAACAAAGTATATCCTAATTATGGCTGCGGAGAATATAAGCTCAAACCGGGGGATATAATTGAGTGGAACTATACCTGTGATTTAGGCAAAGACTTAGGCCAAACTTGGCTGGGAGAGTAAAACGGAGCAACGGAACCAGACTCTCCCTTGGAGAAGGAAGAGTCTGGTGCTGGCAAAAGACAGGATGTGAAACAATGTTAAACCAGGTCGAGCCTAAGAACAAGGGCAGTCGAATCATCCACATACTCCGCTGGGCCATAATGTTTACAGTACCCTGCGCCTTAATTCTTTCGACGTTGCAGGGGGATAAGAACTATGGCTTATTAAGCGTGATCCTGATCATCTTGGCTATGGCTCCCTTTTTTCTAAGCTTTGAGAGACGCAGACCGGAAGCCAGGGAGTTGGTGGTTATTGCTGTGATGGCAGGGATTGCGGCTTTGGGCCGGGTAGCTTTCGCTCCCATTCCTCATTTTAAACCTACCTCAGCTGTTGTGATCATTACCGCCCTGACCTTTGGTCCGGAAGCCGGGTTTTTAACCGGTGCCGTAGCAGCTATTACCTCCAATTTGTTTTTCGGGCAAGGGCCCTGGACGCCCTGGCAGATGTTTTGCTGGGGTATGATCGGCTTAGTGGCCGGTATGCTGAGAAATGCCGGCTGGCTGAAAAGCAGGTTGAGTTTAGCAGTCTTTGGTTT comes from Desulfosporosinus meridiei DSM 13257 and encodes:
- a CDS encoding DUF4430 domain-containing protein; its protein translation is MRKPKSVVLILVILMSLLLTGCGAKTPTGDLPAGANTAGVADSGRETGELKPSEENADQQEPSSQVPENAQNSQGASPSQSQPPQPDTTNQESKPTIAISSTSPNGSSSGTNGLAAVPAPAPAAPDLNVNPIPPSPDPNLNPNPKNIVTFSINCQTAVDKGLHQDKKYQEVVPADGIILAPTVVEFKEGEVVFDVLKQVVRQHKIHMEYEGSKGTPYIQGINNLYEFDGGPLSGWMYCVNKVYPNYGCGEYKLKPGDIIEWNYTCDLGKDLGQTWLGE
- a CDS encoding ECF transporter S component, translated to MLNQVEPKNKGSRIIHILRWAIMFTVPCALILSTLQGDKNYGLLSVILIILAMAPFFLSFERRRPEARELVVIAVMAGIAALGRVAFAPIPHFKPTSAVVIITALTFGPEAGFLTGAVAAITSNLFFGQGPWTPWQMFCWGMIGLVAGMLRNAGWLKSRLSLAVFGFATGFGFGWVMNIWYIVGFIKPITYQAIIAAYISSFWFDFTHALSTLIFLVILAKPWIKKLERIKIKFGLMNNEQ